One Glandiceps talaboti chromosome 20, keGlaTala1.1, whole genome shotgun sequence genomic region harbors:
- the LOC144450854 gene encoding uncharacterized protein LOC144450854: MKTFAFQLLVQYCIVVCVVQLSLTVAQQQDEDTRTDGAQRYGNGIPGIPGVPGTNGLQGPIGPRGDNGIPGTVGPKGNSGSPGLDGTPGEKGDTGELGSRGQPGQKGITGKPGPKGAKGEIGQKGIHGVEGQNGTKGDTGIKGNKGSMGGQGIQGPIGQKGEVGQVQQQPRVAFSVAKTTSIGLVSSRTVIVYDKVYSNDGNGYNTSTGKFTCPVSGMYYFMISALRDNSYNLHVCLIKNTTKLPCIYAHNSSGRSYGAASNSVIIDVDQGDEIWVRLGGGYAVYSNHNEYTTFTGYLLYSNTQ; the protein is encoded by the exons ATGAAGACATTTGCATTCCAGTTGTTGgtacagtactgtattgtaGTCTGTGTTGTACAACTTTCACTGACTGTTGCCCAGCAACAAGATGAAGACACTAGGACTGATGGAGCTCAACGCTATGGAAATGGAATCCCTGGTATCCCAG GTGTTCCGGGTACTAATGGATTACAAGGACCTATAGGTCCCAGAGGGGACAATGGAATACCAGGTACTGTAGGACCAAAGGGAAACAGTGGTTCACCAGGGCTGGATGGAACTCCTGGTGAGAAAGGTGACACTGGTGAACTTGGGTCAAGAGGTCAACCAGGTCAGAAAGGAATAACAGGTAAACCAGGACCAAAAGGAGCAAAGGGTGAAATTGGACAGAAGGGAATACATGGAGTTGAGGGACAAAATGGTACAAAAGGTGATACAGGCATCAAAGGTAATAAAGGGTCAATGGGAGGTCAAGGTATACAAGGACCTATAGGTCAGAAAGGAGAAGTAGGTCAGGTACAACAACAACCTAGAGTAGCATTCTCAGTTGCCAAGACAACATCCATAGGACTTGTGTCTAGTCGTACAGTGATTGTTTATGATAAAGTGTATTCTAATGATGGAAATGGTTATAATACATCTACTGGTAAATTTACATGCCCTGTCAGTGGTATGTATTACTTCATGATTTCTGCATTACGAGATAACAGCTATAACTTACATGTGTGTTTGATAAAGAACACTACCAAGTTACCCTGTATATATGCACATAATTCAAGTGGTAGGTCCTATGGTGCTGCATCTAACAGTGTAATCATAGATGTAGACCAAGGTGATGAAATCTGGGTTAGACTTGGTGGTGGTTATGCTGTGTACAGTAATCACAATGAATACACAACCTTTACTGGTTACCTGTTGTATTCaaatacacaataa